The sequence below is a genomic window from Humulus lupulus chromosome 3, drHumLupu1.1, whole genome shotgun sequence.
GAAAGCAATACAAAAGTTTTCCCAACTTCTGTTCACCGGTTGTGTGCTTGGCATCTTCAGAATAATGTAACTATTAATGCGCCTCATCCTGTATTCAAGTCCAAGTTCAATGAACTACTTTATCAATACTGTACCGAGGAAGATTTTGAGGATACATGGAATAGAATGGTTTCAGAATTCGAATTTGAGGATAGTCGATGGGCAACAACTACCTACAATAGTAGGAGGAGTTGGGCAGAATGTTTCCTACGAGGGCATTTCTTTGGGGGACTAAGAACTACTCAAAGATCAGAGTCAATTAATTCCTACTTGTCCCACTTCCTGACGAGCAAACTCAAACTTAGAGATCTGGTTGGCCAAGTAGATAAGGCCATACAAAGTATTCTTCACACAGAACGGGAAGACGAATTCATCAGCAACCATAGTACGCCACAATTACCATCGAACATCCTCCGACAGTACTATGAACAGGTGGCTTCGATTTTGACAAGGAACATGTACAAAAAAGTTGAGGAACAGATCATGAGTGCCCTGGCTTACTCAGTGGACTCCACCAACGTATCCATTGACTTCAGGTTCTACTCACTGACGCGGTTTCCAAAGGGACTTGTACGAAGTAGGGTGCGCTACCATATTGTCGATGGTCATATAAACTGTACGTGTATGTTGTTCGAGTCGGATGGAATTCCATGTCGACATATATTTGCAGTTATGAAGCACCTCAACATACCATGCATTCCTGAATCTCTTTATAAGGACCGATGGAAGAAGGATGCGAAAAACAAGATTGGGTTAAAAAAATTATCCCACTCAACGGTGCCACTGGATGTGCTAGTTTGTACAAGATGGGGATCTTTAACTTCGCGTTTCAATGCAATGGGATACTATGCCACAAAacataatgaaaattttgaagaGGCAATGAATGAAATGTCACGTATGGAACAAAAATTTAAGTCAATGTCAGTGGAGGTCCAATCTATAGACCAAGTTTCAAATGTGGCTCCTACTAACAGCCGCGATCACCCTGCCAACAGAGGAAGCCGAGACCCAACTATGGTAAGAACGAAAGGGAGGGAAACAAACAAGTCAAAATCAAAAGAGAAGGACACAGAAAATGGGAGATCCAGGAAAAATAGGTGTCGCAATTGCAACCAGTTAGGGCATAATAAGGCTACTTGCAAATCTAATCCCGCAGCTCACACAATAGAAAAAGATTACGAACCTTCTTGTAATAGTCCAACCACTGAAGCAGAACCGTGGCTATACCTCATGCCGTCTCAATTGAGCTTCACCGGAGACAAAAATCTTCAATTCCATCAGTGGTATAGTGATATTCCCACTAGTTCTAATATTGGGCCTAACTAGGATGATAGTAGTCACTT
It includes:
- the LOC133823865 gene encoding protein FAR1-RELATED SEQUENCE 9-like, whose translation is MVSEFEFEDSRWATTTYNSRRSWAECFLRGHFFGGLRTTQRSESINSYLSHFLTSKLKLRDLVGQVDKAIQSILHTEREDEFISNHSTPQLPSNILRQYYEQVASILTRNMYKKVEEQIMSALAYSVDSTNVSIDFRFYSLTRFPKGLVRSRVRYHIVDGHINCTCMLFESDGIPCRHIFAVMKHLNIPCIPESLYKDRWKKDAKNKIGLKKLSHSTVPLDVLVCTRWGSLTSRFNAMGYYATKHNENFEEAMNEMSRMEQKFKSMSVEVQSIDQVSNVAPTNSRDHPANRGSRDPTMVRTKGRETNKSKSKEKDTENGRSRKNRCRNCNQLGHNKATCKSNPAAHTIEKDYEPSCNSPTTEAEPWLYLMPSQLSFTGDKNLQFHQWYSDIPTSSNIGPN